A single region of the Candidatus Fusobacterium pullicola genome encodes:
- the cobA gene encoding uroporphyrinogen-III C-methyltransferase — translation MNKKGKVYIMGAGPGDAELLTLKGKRAIEEADCIVYDRLINPRILNYAKKNAEMIYLGKGNTEGGVIQDEINRTLVEKALEGKIVARVKGGDPFVFGRGGEEIQALYENGISFEEIPGITSSISVPAYAGIPVTHRGVAKSFHVFTGHTMADGSWHNFEAIAKLEGTLVFLMGIKNLPIIVEDLITNGKDPKTPIAIIEKGATADQRVTTGTLENIVQISKEKKVLPPAITIIGEVVNLRDNFKWFENSKLFGKKVLVTRDRRQAGEFSDKIEKMGGFAEELPFIEIESTLDKIDKQLLKEYSVLLFNSPNGVREFMEKIEDIRDIAHLKIGAVGSKTRELLENYKIKADFIPQEYLVEKLVEEAIKHTTTGDKILIVTSDISPCDTDKFNSIYDRHFDKLVAYKTKKIIREKEEVLETLKNIEIVTFLSSSTVDAFMESINFDTEAVKNIKFASIGPVTSETMRKYGLTVDFEAKIYDVNGIIEAIK, via the coding sequence ATGAATAAAAAGGGTAAAGTATATATAATGGGAGCTGGACCTGGAGATGCGGAACTTCTTACATTGAAGGGAAAAAGAGCTATCGAAGAAGCAGACTGTATAGTTTATGATAGACTTATCAATCCTCGTATTTTAAATTATGCAAAAAAAAATGCAGAGATGATATATCTTGGAAAGGGAAATACTGAAGGGGGAGTCATTCAAGATGAAATAAATAGAACTCTTGTAGAAAAAGCTTTGGAAGGAAAAATAGTAGCTAGAGTAAAAGGTGGAGATCCTTTTGTTTTTGGAAGAGGTGGAGAAGAGATTCAGGCTCTTTATGAAAATGGTATCAGTTTTGAAGAAATTCCTGGTATTACCTCTTCTATCTCAGTACCAGCGTATGCTGGAATTCCTGTAACACATAGAGGAGTAGCTAAATCTTTCCATGTTTTTACTGGACACACTATGGCTGATGGATCTTGGCATAATTTTGAAGCTATAGCAAAATTAGAAGGAACTCTTGTATTTTTGATGGGAATAAAAAATCTTCCTATTATTGTAGAGGATCTAATTACAAATGGAAAAGATCCTAAAACGCCTATTGCTATCATAGAGAAGGGGGCTACTGCAGATCAAAGAGTTACCACTGGAACATTAGAAAATATTGTCCAAATCTCTAAAGAGAAAAAAGTTCTTCCTCCTGCTATAACAATAATCGGAGAGGTTGTAAATTTAAGAGATAACTTTAAATGGTTTGAAAATTCTAAACTTTTTGGGAAAAAAGTACTAGTTACTAGAGATAGAAGACAAGCTGGAGAATTTTCAGATAAGATTGAAAAAATGGGTGGTTTTGCTGAAGAGTTACCATTTATAGAGATAGAATCAACCCTTGATAAAATTGACAAACAACTTTTAAAAGAGTATTCTGTTTTACTTTTTAACTCACCAAATGGAGTTAGGGAGTTTATGGAAAAAATAGAGGATATCAGAGATATTGCTCATTTAAAAATAGGAGCTGTAGGAAGTAAGACAAGGGAGCTACTAGAAAATTACAAGATAAAGGCTGACTTTATCCCTCAGGAGTACCTTGTTGAAAAATTAGTTGAAGAAGCTATAAAACACACTACAACTGGAGATAAAATCCTGATTGTAACTTCTGATATCTCCCCTTGTGACACAGATAAGTTTAACTCTATCTATGATAGACATTTTGATAAATTAGTTGCATATAAGACTAAAAAAATTATAAGAGAGAAAGAGGAAGTTTTAGAAACTCTAAAAAATATAGAGATTGTTACATTCTTAAGCTCCTCTACAGTAGATGCCTTTATGGAGAGTATCAATTTTGATACTGAGGCTGTTAAAAATATTAAGTTTGCTTCAATCGGTCCTGTTACAAGTGAAACTATGAGAAAATATGGACTTACAGTTGATTTTGAAGCAAAAATTTATGATGTTAATGGAA
- the hemC gene encoding hydroxymethylbilane synthase yields MKKKIIIGSRGSILALAQSEMIKEKLKKNFPELEFEIKKIVTSGDKDLVSNWNNSNASLKSFFTKEIEIELLEGSIDLAVHSMKDMPILSPKGLICGAIPEREDQRDVLISKSGKTLMELPTGAIVGTSSLRRTMNLKNLRPDLVVKQLRGNIHTRLNKLQTEDYDAILLAAAGLKRVGLENEITEYLDPKTFLPAPAQGVLHIQCRENDEEIKNILKSIHREEVEKVVIIEREFSKIFDGGCHTPMGCYSELNGDMVTFYGVYFQGEKGYTANITKELNEGVRVAQTLADYIKEKINE; encoded by the coding sequence CAAAGTGAGATGATAAAAGAAAAATTAAAGAAAAACTTTCCTGAATTGGAGTTTGAAATAAAGAAAATAGTAACAAGTGGGGATAAAGATCTAGTTAGTAACTGGAACAATAGTAATGCCTCTTTAAAAAGTTTCTTTACTAAAGAGATCGAGATAGAACTTTTAGAAGGAAGCATAGATTTAGCAGTACACTCTATGAAAGATATGCCTATTCTTTCTCCTAAAGGACTTATATGTGGAGCTATTCCAGAAAGAGAGGATCAAAGAGATGTACTTATCTCTAAAAGTGGTAAAACTTTGATGGAATTACCTACAGGGGCTATTGTCGGTACAAGTTCTCTGAGAAGAACTATGAACCTTAAAAATTTAAGACCTGATTTAGTAGTAAAACAGCTGAGAGGAAATATACACACTAGACTAAATAAACTTCAAACAGAAGATTATGACGCTATACTTCTAGCCGCAGCTGGTTTAAAAAGAGTTGGACTTGAAAATGAAATAACTGAATATCTTGATCCTAAAACCTTTCTTCCAGCACCAGCTCAAGGAGTTCTCCATATTCAATGCAGAGAAAATGATGAAGAGATTAAAAATATATTAAAATCTATACATAGGGAAGAGGTTGAAAAAGTAGTTATAATAGAAAGAGAATTCTCTAAAATTTTTGATGGAGGTTGTCATACACCTATGGGGTGTTACTCTGAATTAAATGGAGATATGGTAACTTTCTATGGGGTATATTTCCAAGGAGAAAAAGGATATACTGCTAATATTACAAAAGAACTTAATGAAGGAGTGAGAGTTGCTCAAACTCTTGCTGATTATATAAAGGAGAAGATTAATGAATAA